A DNA window from Mesorhizobium sp. C432A contains the following coding sequences:
- a CDS encoding glycosyltransferase family 39 protein, translating into MSRNYIFLFLFSLMMTASGLASLPPLDRDEPRFVQATKQMRETGDYVDIRFQDASRYQKPIGIYWLQSAAVTLSGEGAQAPIWIYRLISALGIAIAVVAIDWTGANLFGANAGLAAGLVMAAIFATAFEGRDAKTDAMLLACCVLAQGALAQIYLASRRDEPVAGHLPWIFWAAQGAAILIKGPIAPLLSALTVLTLVAFERDWCWLTKLKAARGLALVLLIVLPWLALITWKSNGAFLQQAVGKDMLGKVAQGEESHGVPPGFYVLTYCLFMWPFGLVALGAGLQALNRLRDDPRLRFCLAWYVPFWLVFELIPTKLPHYVLPAYPGMALLIGWLLTLTPQEANAPLRRWQTWLWWATAFGTVLVTVGLAVLCVGAPIYLMKTFLWWSVPAAAAALGAGYLAVSRQTLVPLVRIGGAAVCAGITYALLFGVIVPSLKPIWMSREIEAAVRADRPCEMSVLASAQYHEPSLVFLVGTKTVLTDVDGVAQHLLGDPACALGLAPVGDEKRLDDLLAGQGKKASRVAEIDGINYSSGDKLSLGLYRVAN; encoded by the coding sequence ATGAGCAGGAACTACATCTTTCTCTTCCTGTTCAGCCTGATGATGACGGCGTCGGGACTGGCCTCTTTGCCGCCGCTCGACCGCGACGAGCCGCGCTTCGTCCAGGCGACCAAGCAGATGAGGGAGACCGGCGACTATGTCGACATCCGCTTCCAGGACGCGTCGCGCTACCAAAAGCCGATCGGCATCTACTGGCTGCAATCGGCGGCGGTGACGCTGAGCGGCGAGGGGGCACAGGCGCCGATCTGGATCTACCGGCTGATCTCGGCGCTGGGCATCGCCATCGCCGTCGTCGCAATCGACTGGACCGGGGCCAATCTGTTCGGCGCCAATGCCGGTCTTGCCGCCGGCCTGGTCATGGCGGCGATTTTCGCCACCGCCTTCGAAGGCCGCGACGCCAAGACCGACGCGATGCTGCTTGCCTGCTGCGTTCTGGCGCAAGGCGCGCTGGCGCAGATTTATCTGGCATCGCGCCGCGACGAGCCGGTCGCCGGCCATCTGCCGTGGATTTTCTGGGCGGCGCAGGGGGCGGCGATCCTCATCAAGGGGCCGATTGCACCGCTGCTGTCGGCGCTGACGGTGCTCACGCTGGTTGCCTTCGAGCGCGATTGGTGCTGGCTGACAAAGCTGAAAGCGGCGCGAGGGCTGGCTCTGGTTCTGCTCATCGTGCTGCCTTGGCTCGCCCTCATCACCTGGAAGAGCAACGGCGCCTTCCTGCAGCAGGCCGTCGGCAAGGATATGCTCGGCAAGGTCGCGCAAGGCGAGGAGTCGCACGGCGTTCCGCCGGGCTTCTACGTGCTGACCTATTGCCTGTTCATGTGGCCGTTCGGCCTTGTGGCGCTCGGCGCTGGACTGCAGGCGCTCAACCGATTGCGCGACGATCCGCGCCTGCGTTTCTGCCTCGCCTGGTACGTTCCGTTCTGGCTCGTCTTCGAATTGATCCCGACGAAACTGCCGCATTATGTGCTGCCGGCCTATCCCGGCATGGCCCTGCTCATCGGCTGGCTTTTGACGCTGACGCCGCAAGAGGCAAATGCGCCGCTCAGGCGCTGGCAGACATGGCTGTGGTGGGCGACCGCATTCGGCACCGTTCTGGTGACAGTCGGTCTCGCCGTGCTTTGCGTCGGTGCGCCGATCTATCTCATGAAGACATTTTTATGGTGGAGCGTTCCGGCCGCCGCGGCAGCATTGGGCGCCGGCTACCTCGCTGTTTCGCGCCAGACGCTGGTGCCGCTGGTCCGCATCGGCGGGGCTGCGGTTTGCGCCGGTATAACCTACGCCCTGCTGTTCGGTGTCATCGTGCCGTCACTGAAACCGATTTGGATGAGCCGGGAAATCGAGGCGGCGGTTCGCGCCGATCGTCCCTGTGAGATGAGCGTGCTCGCCTCCGCGCAATATCACGAACCGAGCCTGGTATTTCTGGTGGGTACAAAGACGGTACTGACCGATGTCGATGGGGTTGCGCAACATCTGCTTGGCGATCCGGCCTGCGCTTTGGGCCTGGCGCCGGTCGGCGATGAAAAACGGCTGGATGACCTGCTGGCAGGGCAAGGCAAGAAGGCCAGCCGCGTCGCCGAGATCGACGGCATCAACTATTCGTCAGGTGATAAATTGTCGCTCGGCCTGTACCGTGTGGCGAACTGA
- a CDS encoding phosphatase PAP2 family protein — MLTKSPSPARAAMPAMLRQSVDNFRDTFGIVRHRLATRPARYPKILWSVWVVAWLLLTIAVSLRFDHLAGTMARQWALGSTNVFRIAEFFTFFGLGGWYLVPSVLVLIAANLTDWRSLSRRARMTFYNWTCFAFMVLGSIVLSAMVVNVLKYGVGRARPMNFDKLGDLSLHPFSMEARFASFPSGHATTMGVIFGIALLLLPQRRWVLLAATLSVASTRIFIGAHYPSDTVAGFGLGCAVAIVCAMVLGRLGCIFRYTASGLPVAKTTFRLFRRARKPNQNDAPRQTNFRIGAAPAGN, encoded by the coding sequence ATGTTGACGAAGTCGCCATCACCGGCGCGTGCCGCTATGCCTGCCATGCTCCGGCAGTCTGTCGATAATTTCCGCGATACTTTCGGGATTGTACGGCATCGCCTGGCGACGCGCCCGGCGCGCTACCCGAAAATCCTGTGGTCGGTCTGGGTCGTGGCCTGGCTTTTGCTGACGATCGCGGTGTCGCTCCGTTTCGACCATCTTGCGGGCACCATGGCGAGGCAGTGGGCTTTAGGCTCGACCAATGTCTTCCGCATCGCCGAGTTTTTTACCTTCTTCGGCCTAGGCGGCTGGTATCTTGTCCCGTCGGTACTGGTGCTGATTGCTGCGAATCTGACGGATTGGCGCAGCCTTTCCCGGCGCGCGCGGATGACCTTCTACAACTGGACCTGCTTTGCTTTCATGGTGCTGGGTTCGATCGTACTCTCGGCCATGGTCGTCAACGTGCTGAAATATGGCGTGGGCAGAGCCAGGCCAATGAATTTCGACAAGCTCGGCGATCTGTCGCTGCATCCTTTTTCCATGGAGGCGCGCTTTGCCAGCTTCCCATCCGGCCATGCCACGACCATGGGTGTCATTTTCGGCATTGCGCTGCTGTTGTTGCCCCAGCGCAGATGGGTGCTGCTGGCTGCAACCTTGTCGGTCGCATCGACCCGAATCTTTATCGGCGCGCACTATCCGAGCGACACTGTCGCCGGATTCGGCCTTGGCTGTGCTGTTGCCATCGTCTGCGCGATGGTGCTTGGCCGGCTGGGATGTATCTTCCGCTACACGGCGTCGGGGTTGCCGGTGGCAAAAACTACGTTCCGCCTATTCCGTCGGGCTCGCAAACCAAACCAAAACGATGCGCCGAGACAGACGAATTTCCGCATTGGAGCAGCGCCGGCAGGCAACTGA
- a CDS encoding FMN-binding negative transcriptional regulator, protein MYQPPHFQETRPDVLHGLIRTHPLGLLISNGADGPVANAIPFLLDAEVGPNGRLRAHLARANPQWRQLADDPTSPVLVVFQGADAYVTPSWYETKRETGKVVPTWNYAIVQVRGTVRVIEDSAWIAQQITELTLSQEGAREAPWAVTDAPPTFIQSQIKGIVGLEIEIAEISGKWKVSQNRPVADRVGVAEGLEKDGAGAPDMARLVRSWGGIDS, encoded by the coding sequence ATGTACCAGCCTCCCCATTTCCAGGAAACGCGGCCGGACGTCCTGCACGGGCTGATCCGGACGCATCCGCTGGGGTTGCTGATCTCCAACGGCGCCGATGGCCCGGTCGCTAATGCCATTCCCTTCCTGCTTGATGCCGAGGTTGGGCCGAATGGCCGGCTGCGCGCCCATCTGGCCAGGGCCAACCCGCAATGGCGTCAGCTGGCCGACGATCCGACATCGCCGGTGCTGGTCGTCTTCCAGGGCGCCGACGCCTACGTGACGCCGTCCTGGTACGAGACCAAGCGCGAGACCGGCAAGGTCGTGCCGACCTGGAACTACGCCATTGTCCAGGTGCGAGGAACCGTCAGAGTGATCGAGGATTCCGCCTGGATCGCACAGCAGATCACCGAGTTGACGCTGTCACAGGAAGGCGCCCGCGAGGCACCCTGGGCGGTGACCGATGCGCCGCCGACCTTCATCCAGTCGCAGATCAAGGGCATTGTCGGGCTTGAGATCGAGATCGCCGAAATCAGCGGCAAGTGGAAAGTCAGCCAGAACCGGCCTGTCGCCGACCGCGTCGGTGTCGCCGAAGGGCTGGAGAAGGACGGCGCCGGCGCGCCCGACATGGCTCGGCTGGTGCGGAGCTGGGGTGGCATCGACAGCTAG
- a CDS encoding alpha/beta hydrolase has protein sequence MPEVIFTGPAGRLEGRYQPSKEKSAPIAIVLHPHPQFGGTMNNKIVYDLFYMFQKRDFTTLRFNFRGIGRSQGEFDHGTGELSDAAAALDWVQSLHPDSKSCWVAGYSFGSWIGMQLLMRRPEIEGFISIAPQPNTYDFSFLAPCPSSGLIIHGDADKVAPPKDVQGLVDKLHTQKGITITQKTLPGANHFFANDADLLLEECADYLDRRLAGELSDPRPKRLR, from the coding sequence ATGCCTGAGGTCATTTTCACCGGTCCGGCTGGCCGCCTGGAGGGCCGCTACCAGCCTTCCAAGGAAAAGAGCGCGCCGATTGCCATCGTGTTGCATCCGCACCCGCAATTCGGCGGCACGATGAACAACAAGATCGTCTATGACCTCTTCTACATGTTCCAGAAGCGCGATTTCACCACTCTTCGCTTCAACTTCCGCGGCATCGGCCGCAGCCAGGGCGAATTCGACCACGGCACCGGCGAATTGTCGGATGCCGCCGCAGCGCTCGACTGGGTGCAGTCGCTGCATCCGGATTCCAAGAGCTGCTGGGTGGCCGGTTATTCCTTCGGCTCCTGGATCGGCATGCAGCTTCTGATGCGCCGGCCCGAGATCGAGGGCTTCATCTCGATCGCGCCGCAGCCAAACACCTATGATTTCTCGTTCCTGGCGCCCTGCCCGTCATCGGGTCTGATCATCCATGGCGATGCCGACAAAGTGGCGCCGCCCAAGGATGTGCAGGGCCTGGTCGACAAGCTGCACACGCAAAAGGGCATCACCATCACGCAGAAGACCTTGCCAGGCGCCAACCACTTCTTCGCCAACGACGCCGATCTGCTGCTCGAGGAATGCGCCGACTATCTCGACCGGCGGCTGGCCGGCGAATTGTCCGATCCGCGGCCGAAGCGGCTGCGCTAA
- a CDS encoding cysteine desulfurase family protein: MAAARAYLDYNASAPLIAEAREAMIAALDLVANPSSVHAEGRAARRLIDTARRDVAALVGAKAEHVVFTSGATEAASTLLTPDWRMGRGTVRMSRLYVCEADHPCLLNGGRFPATQVSRIGVDADGIADLAQLTAALAAHDKAEGLPLVAIHAANNETGVIQPIEAIAAIVKAAGGILVVDAVQAAGRVPIDMSAAYADYLILSSHKIGGPKGVGAVVAAADLMMPKPLINGGGQEKGHRGGTENLAAIAGFGAAARQALAGLKDVEAIAQRRGEVEKTLKTLVPDAEIFGTGAPRLANTTFFAIPGIKAETAQIAFDLAGAALSAGSACSSGKVGPSHVLKAMGYGDSLGALRVSIGHATSAGDIELFRAALAGIAQRRAGREQAA; the protein is encoded by the coding sequence ATGGCCGCAGCACGCGCCTATCTCGACTACAATGCCAGCGCGCCGCTCATTGCCGAGGCGCGCGAGGCGATGATTGCCGCGCTCGATCTCGTCGCCAATCCGTCGTCGGTGCATGCCGAGGGGCGCGCGGCGCGGCGCCTGATCGACACTGCCCGGCGCGATGTGGCGGCACTTGTCGGCGCCAAGGCCGAGCATGTCGTCTTCACCTCCGGCGCGACGGAAGCCGCATCGACGCTGCTGACGCCGGATTGGCGGATGGGCCGTGGCACGGTGCGCATGAGCCGGCTCTATGTCTGCGAGGCCGACCACCCTTGCCTGTTGAACGGCGGCCGCTTCCCGGCAACACAGGTTTCGCGGATCGGCGTCGACGCCGATGGCATCGCCGACCTCGCTCAGCTCACAGCCGCTCTGGCCGCGCATGACAAGGCCGAAGGCCTGCCGTTGGTCGCGATCCATGCGGCCAACAACGAGACCGGCGTCATCCAGCCCATTGAAGCCATCGCCGCGATCGTCAAGGCGGCGGGCGGCATTCTGGTGGTCGACGCGGTGCAGGCTGCGGGCCGTGTTCCCATCGATATGTCAGCGGCTTACGCCGACTATTTGATTCTGTCTTCGCACAAGATCGGCGGCCCCAAGGGTGTCGGCGCCGTCGTTGCGGCAGCCGATCTGATGATGCCGAAGCCGCTGATCAATGGCGGCGGCCAGGAAAAGGGCCATCGCGGCGGCACCGAAAACCTGGCGGCCATCGCCGGCTTTGGCGCCGCGGCGCGGCAGGCTTTGGCGGGACTGAAAGACGTCGAAGCGATCGCGCAACGCCGCGGCGAGGTCGAGAAAACACTCAAAACGCTGGTGCCGGACGCAGAAATCTTCGGAACCGGCGCGCCAAGGCTTGCCAATACGACATTCTTCGCTATTCCCGGCATCAAGGCCGAGACGGCGCAGATCGCGTTCGATCTGGCTGGCGCGGCGCTGTCGGCGGGATCGGCCTGTTCGTCGGGCAAGGTCGGGCCGAGCCATGTGCTGAAAGCCATGGGTTACGGCGACAGCCTGGGCGCTTTGCGCGTGTCCATCGGCCACGCAACGAGTGCCGGGGATATCGAACTGTTCCGTGCTGCGCTGGCCGGAATTGCCCAGCGCCGGGCGGGCAGGGAACAAGCCGCCTGA
- the sufB gene encoding Fe-S cluster assembly protein SufB, translating to MPAVQDTIDRVRKIDVDQYKYGFQTEIAMDKAPKGLSEDIIRFISAKKDEPSWMLEWRLEAYRRWLTLEEPTWARVHYPKIDFQDLYYYAAPKSTPGPTSLSDVDPELLKVYEKLGIPLREQEILAGVQKTDVSDLEEPSDNVYKSGRVAVDAVFDSVSVVTTFKKELAQAGVIFCSISEAIREHPELVQKYLGSVVPTSDNFYATLNSAVFTDGSFVFVPKGVRCPMELSTYFRMNEKNTGQFERTLIIAEEGAYVSYLEGCTAPQRDENQLHAAVVELVALDDAEIKYSTVQNWYPGDAEGKGGIYNFVTKRGDCRGHRSKISWTQVETGSAITWKYPSCILRGDDSSGEFYSIAVSNGYQQVDSGTKMIHLGKNTSSRIISKGIAAGFSQNTYRGQVSAHRKATNARNFTNCDSLLIGDQCGAHTVPYMEAKNSTAQFEHEATTSKISEDQKFYVMQRGIPEEEAIALIVNGFVKDVIQQLPMEFAVEAQKLIGISLEGSVG from the coding sequence ATGCCTGCTGTGCAGGACACGATCGATCGGGTCCGAAAGATCGACGTCGACCAGTACAAATACGGATTCCAGACAGAGATCGCGATGGACAAGGCCCCCAAGGGCCTGAGCGAAGACATTATTCGCTTCATCTCGGCCAAGAAGGATGAACCGTCCTGGATGCTGGAATGGCGTCTGGAAGCCTATCGGCGCTGGCTGACCCTGGAAGAGCCGACCTGGGCGCGCGTCCATTATCCGAAGATCGACTTTCAGGACCTCTATTACTACGCGGCGCCCAAGAGCACGCCCGGCCCGACCTCGCTGAGCGACGTCGATCCCGAGCTGTTGAAGGTCTACGAGAAGCTCGGCATTCCGCTGAGGGAACAAGAAATCCTCGCCGGCGTGCAGAAAACCGACGTCTCCGATCTCGAGGAGCCCAGCGACAACGTCTACAAATCGGGCCGTGTCGCCGTCGACGCGGTGTTTGATTCCGTTTCCGTCGTCACCACGTTTAAGAAGGAGCTGGCGCAGGCCGGCGTCATCTTCTGCTCGATCTCGGAGGCCATCCGCGAGCATCCGGAGCTGGTGCAGAAATATCTCGGCTCGGTCGTGCCGACCTCCGATAATTTCTACGCCACGCTGAATTCGGCTGTCTTCACCGACGGCTCGTTCGTCTTCGTGCCCAAGGGCGTGCGCTGCCCGATGGAGCTGTCGACCTATTTCCGCATGAACGAGAAGAACACCGGCCAGTTCGAGCGCACGCTGATCATCGCCGAGGAGGGGGCTTACGTCTCCTATCTCGAAGGCTGCACGGCGCCGCAGCGCGACGAGAACCAGCTGCATGCCGCCGTCGTCGAACTGGTGGCGCTCGACGATGCCGAGATCAAATATTCGACGGTGCAGAACTGGTACCCCGGCGATGCCGAGGGCAAGGGCGGCATCTACAATTTCGTCACCAAGCGCGGCGACTGCCGCGGCCACCGTTCGAAGATCTCGTGGACACAGGTCGAGACCGGTTCGGCGATCACCTGGAAATATCCGAGCTGCATCCTGCGCGGCGACGATTCCTCCGGCGAGTTCTATTCGATCGCCGTGTCGAACGGCTACCAGCAGGTCGACAGCGGCACCAAGATGATCCATCTCGGCAAGAACACGTCGAGCCGCATCATCTCCAAGGGCATCGCCGCCGGCTTCTCGCAGAACACCTATCGCGGCCAGGTTTCGGCGCACCGCAAGGCGACCAACGCCCGCAACTTCACCAATTGCGATAGTCTCCTGATCGGCGACCAGTGCGGCGCGCACACCGTGCCCTACATGGAAGCCAAGAATTCGACGGCGCAGTTCGAGCACGAAGCGACGACGTCGAAGATTTCCGAGGACCAGAAATTCTACGTCATGCAGCGCGGCATTCCCGAGGAAGAGGCGATCGCGCTGATCGTCAACGGCTTCGTCAAGGATGTCATCCAGCAGCTGCCGATGGAGTTCGCGGTCGAAGCGCAGAAGCTTATCGGCATCAGCCTCGAGGGCTCGGTCGGCTGA
- the sufC gene encoding Fe-S cluster assembly ATPase SufC: MLEIKNLHARIVDDGTEIIRGLNLTVKNGEVAAIMGPNGSGKSTLSYILAGREDYEVTEGDILYNGQSILEMDPAERATAGIFLAFQYPMEIPGVATMEFLKVAMNEQRKARGEEPLKIPEFLKRVKEAAASLSMEMAMLKRPLNVGFSGGEKKRAEILQMKLLEPKLCVLDETDSGLDIDALKIVSDGVNAVRSPDRAIIVITHYQRLLEHIVPDSVHVLYKGQVIKSGDKSLALDLEANGYAGVIGEAA; this comes from the coding sequence ATGCTTGAGATCAAGAATCTGCATGCCCGCATCGTCGATGACGGCACCGAGATCATCCGCGGCCTGAACCTGACGGTGAAAAACGGCGAGGTCGCCGCCATCATGGGCCCGAACGGCTCGGGCAAATCGACGCTGTCCTACATCCTCGCCGGCCGCGAGGACTATGAGGTCACCGAAGGCGACATCCTCTATAACGGCCAGTCGATCCTCGAAATGGACCCGGCCGAGCGCGCCACCGCGGGCATCTTCCTCGCCTTCCAGTATCCGATGGAGATACCGGGTGTCGCGACCATGGAATTCCTGAAGGTGGCGATGAACGAGCAGCGCAAGGCGCGCGGCGAGGAGCCGCTAAAAATTCCGGAATTTTTGAAGCGGGTGAAAGAGGCGGCAGCCTCGCTCTCGATGGAGATGGCGATGCTGAAGCGGCCGCTCAATGTCGGCTTTTCCGGCGGCGAGAAGAAGCGCGCCGAGATCCTGCAGATGAAGCTGCTGGAGCCAAAACTTTGCGTGCTCGACGAGACCGATTCCGGCCTCGACATCGACGCGCTGAAGATCGTCTCTGACGGCGTCAACGCGGTGCGTTCGCCCGACCGTGCCATCATCGTCATCACCCACTACCAGCGCCTGCTCGAGCACATCGTGCCCGATAGCGTGCACGTCCTATACAAGGGCCAGGTGATCAAGTCCGGCGACAAGTCGCTGGCGCTCGATCTCGAAGCCAATGGCTATGCCGGCGTGATCGGCGAAGCCGCGTGA
- the sufD gene encoding Fe-S cluster assembly protein SufD: protein MNMHSTPQRTQAETALIDAFGERLSLLPGDGAVMLKRDDAIEAIKHGLPTRRIESWHYTDLRRLLTAVPAFDPTAAAKGLAPIVEGSAVLAVLNGVSSAKFPAIEGVTIQRLSEKLTDGSIAPGLDPYGSDDAIGALNTAFVADGYFVDIADGAALEKPIELQNLQAGGQTHVRFPVRVGAGAKAAIVERQAGEGAALASSVSQLVLDEGAEVTWLIIQEQPETATHLAQFKAHLGKNSKLTLFFMNAGGKLVRQEIVVKTTGEGADFKLRGINLLAGDTHTDVTMVLDHAVPHTTSTEVIRNVVTGKARGVFQGRINVHQYAQKTNAKMACNTLLLSDDGEFSTKPELEIFADDVICGHGATVTEIDHNHLFYLMARGIDEKSARGLLVKAFVAEVIEELDDETIVEALETRLDDWFVAHG, encoded by the coding sequence ATGAACATGCATTCGACACCCCAGCGCACCCAGGCTGAAACGGCGTTGATCGACGCTTTCGGCGAGCGGCTGTCGCTGCTGCCGGGCGACGGTGCGGTGATGCTGAAGCGCGACGACGCCATCGAGGCGATCAAGCACGGCCTGCCGACGCGGCGCATCGAATCCTGGCATTACACTGACCTGCGCCGGCTGTTGACCGCGGTGCCGGCGTTCGATCCGACAGCCGCCGCCAAGGGGCTGGCGCCCATCGTCGAAGGTTCCGCCGTGCTGGCGGTTCTGAACGGCGTCTCGAGTGCGAAATTCCCCGCGATCGAGGGCGTGACGATCCAGCGCCTGTCGGAAAAGCTGACCGACGGCTCGATTGCACCCGGCCTCGACCCCTATGGCAGCGATGACGCCATCGGCGCGCTGAACACTGCTTTCGTCGCCGACGGCTATTTCGTCGACATCGCCGATGGCGCAGCACTGGAAAAGCCGATCGAATTGCAGAACCTGCAAGCCGGCGGACAGACCCATGTGCGCTTTCCCGTGCGTGTCGGCGCCGGCGCCAAGGCTGCGATCGTCGAGCGTCAGGCGGGCGAGGGCGCGGCTCTGGCCAGCTCCGTCAGCCAGCTGGTGCTGGACGAAGGCGCCGAGGTGACCTGGCTGATCATTCAGGAACAGCCGGAGACGGCCACCCATCTGGCGCAGTTCAAGGCGCATCTCGGCAAGAATTCGAAACTGACACTGTTTTTCATGAATGCCGGCGGCAAGCTTGTGCGCCAGGAGATCGTGGTGAAGACCACGGGCGAAGGCGCCGACTTCAAATTGCGCGGCATCAACCTGCTCGCCGGCGACACCCATACCGACGTGACAATGGTGCTCGACCATGCCGTGCCGCATACGACGTCGACGGAAGTAATCCGCAATGTCGTGACCGGCAAGGCGCGCGGCGTCTTCCAGGGCCGCATCAACGTCCACCAATACGCGCAGAAGACCAACGCCAAGATGGCCTGCAACACGCTGCTTCTGTCGGATGATGGCGAGTTCTCGACCAAGCCGGAGCTCGAAATCTTCGCCGATGACGTCATCTGTGGCCATGGCGCGACCGTCACCGAGATCGACCACAACCATCTGTTCTATCTGATGGCGCGCGGCATCGACGAGAAGAGCGCCCGCGGCCTGCTGGTCAAGGCGTTCGTCGCCGAAGTGATCGAGGAACTGGACGACGAAACCATCGTCGAGGCCCTGGAAACAAGGCTCGACGACTGGTTTGTGGCGCACGGGTAA
- a CDS encoding cysteine desulfurase produces MDQKIETTPYDVEAIRRDFPILSREVYGKPLVYLDNGASAQKPQVVLDTIQHAYSQEYANVHRGLHFLSNAATDAYEKARETVRRFLNAPSTDNIIFTSNTTAAINTVAYGYGMPNIGEGDEIVLSIMEHHSNIVPWHFIRERQGAKLVWVPVDDLGVFHIEDFEKRLTDKTKLVAITQMSNALGTVTPIKEIVRIAHARGIPVLVDGSQSAVHMPIDVQDLDCDFFVFTGHKVYGPSGIGVLYGKKDILSAMRPFMGGGEMIEEVAEDVVTYNEPPHRFEAGTPPIVQAIGLGAALEYMEKIGRERIAAHEADLKTYAHERLRAINSLRIFGDAPDKGAIISFELQGIHAHDVSMVIDRQGVAVRAGTHCAQPLLKRFGVTSTCRASFGMYNTRAEVDALADALEKARKFFG; encoded by the coding sequence ATGGACCAGAAGATCGAAACCACCCCATACGACGTCGAGGCGATCCGCCGCGACTTCCCGATCCTGTCGCGCGAAGTCTACGGCAAACCGCTGGTCTATCTCGACAATGGCGCCTCGGCTCAGAAGCCGCAGGTGGTGCTGGATACGATCCAGCACGCCTATTCCCAGGAATACGCCAACGTCCATCGCGGCCTGCATTTCCTGTCCAATGCCGCGACCGACGCGTACGAAAAGGCGCGTGAGACGGTGCGCCGCTTCCTCAACGCGCCGAGCACCGACAACATCATCTTCACGTCGAACACGACAGCCGCGATCAACACGGTTGCTTACGGCTATGGCATGCCCAACATCGGCGAGGGCGACGAGATCGTGCTGTCGATCATGGAGCATCACTCCAACATCGTGCCGTGGCATTTCATCCGCGAGCGGCAGGGCGCCAAGCTGGTGTGGGTGCCGGTCGACGATCTCGGTGTCTTCCACATCGAGGACTTCGAAAAGCGCCTGACCGACAAGACCAAGCTCGTCGCCATCACCCAGATGTCGAATGCGCTGGGCACGGTGACGCCGATCAAGGAAATCGTGCGCATCGCCCATGCACGCGGCATTCCGGTGCTGGTCGACGGCAGCCAGAGCGCCGTGCACATGCCGATCGACGTCCAGGACCTCGACTGCGATTTCTTCGTCTTCACCGGTCACAAGGTTTACGGGCCGTCCGGCATCGGCGTGCTTTACGGCAAGAAGGATATTCTCTCGGCCATGCGCCCTTTCATGGGCGGCGGCGAGATGATCGAGGAAGTGGCGGAAGACGTCGTCACCTACAACGAGCCGCCGCACCGCTTCGAGGCCGGCACGCCGCCGATCGTCCAGGCGATCGGGCTGGGCGCAGCATTGGAATACATGGAAAAGATCGGCCGCGAGCGCATCGCCGCGCACGAGGCCGACCTCAAGACCTACGCGCACGAGCGGCTGCGCGCCATCAACTCGCTGCGCATCTTCGGCGACGCGCCGGACAAGGGCGCCATCATTTCCTTCGAGTTGCAGGGCATTCATGCCCATGACGTGTCGATGGTGATAGACAGGCAAGGTGTTGCCGTCCGCGCGGGCACCCATTGCGCCCAGCCGCTGTTGAAACGCTTTGGCGTAACCTCCACATGCAGGGCATCGTTCGGCATGTATAATACCAGGGCCGAAGTCGACGCTTTGGCCGATGCGCTGGAAAAAGCGCGCAAGTTCTTCGGGTGA
- a CDS encoding SUF system Fe-S cluster assembly protein has translation MDDASHTTAPEAAINPLVSASAIPADELARLTDDIVSALKTVYDPEIPADIYELGLIYKIDIEDNRAVKIDMTLTAPGCPVAGEMPGWVENAVGAVEGVSGVEVNMTFDPPWSPDRMSEEAQVAVGWY, from the coding sequence ATGGATGATGCGAGCCACACCACCGCGCCGGAAGCAGCCATCAATCCGCTGGTTTCCGCCTCGGCCATTCCCGCCGACGAACTGGCGCGGCTGACCGACGACATCGTCTCGGCGCTGAAGACGGTCTATGACCCGGAAATACCGGCCGACATCTATGAGCTCGGCCTCATCTACAAGATCGACATCGAGGACAACCGCGCGGTCAAGATCGACATGACGCTGACCGCGCCCGGCTGTCCGGTGGCCGGCGAAATGCCCGGCTGGGTGGAAAACGCCGTCGGCGCCGTCGAAGGCGTCTCCGGCGTCGAGGTCAACATGACCTTCGACCCGCCCTGGTCGCCCGACCGCATGTCGGAAGAGGCGCAGGTGGCGGTGGGCTGGTACTAG
- the sufA gene encoding Fe-S cluster assembly scaffold SufA: MGRFAVITMTEKAADRVREIVATRDNAHGIRLGIKKGGCAGMEYTVDLVTEPNTKDDHIERDGAHVYVAPEAALFLFGTEMDFEQTTLRTGFTFHNPNQSSACGCGESVELKPADLKALAEARASA, encoded by the coding sequence ATGGGACGCTTCGCCGTCATCACGATGACCGAAAAGGCAGCCGACCGGGTGCGCGAGATCGTCGCTACGCGCGACAATGCGCATGGCATTCGCCTCGGCATCAAGAAGGGCGGCTGCGCCGGCATGGAATACACGGTCGACCTGGTGACCGAGCCCAACACCAAGGACGACCATATCGAGCGCGACGGCGCGCATGTCTATGTCGCGCCCGAGGCTGCGCTTTTCCTGTTCGGCACCGAGATGGATTTCGAGCAGACGACGCTGCGCACCGGCTTCACCTTCCACAACCCGAACCAGAGTTCGGCCTGCGGCTGCGGCGAATCCGTCGAACTCAAGCCCGCCGACCTGAAGGCGCTGGCTGAGGCGCGCGCTTCCGCCTGA